A stretch of the Channa argus isolate prfri chromosome 9, Channa argus male v1.0, whole genome shotgun sequence genome encodes the following:
- the LOC137132843 gene encoding olfactory receptor 6K3-like, translating to MNNNSVTPSYFEFTLFSDYGSLRSLFFSLCLLIYMTIISANVVIILTVCLDKSLHQPMYIFICCLCLNSLYGSAGFFPRFLMDILSDTHFISRPSCFLQIYVIYTYAGHELTLLTVMAYDRLVAICQPLHYHSKMTSKLVLFLLIFTVLYPVCMLGHFFYLVSHLPLCGNKLHRTFCTSWTIIQLSCVEIMLSVTGHFLAVTTIFIPLLFVLYNYLRILLVCRKSSSEFRGKALQTCLPHIVTFVNYCISLFCEVSLSLYKEVNPFVIVVLSLEFLIIPPITNPLVYGLKLPQIRGAISGFLIHKIVLSM from the coding sequence atgaacaacaacagtgtgacTCCCTCCTACTTTGAGTTCACCTTATTCTCAGACTATGGTTCCCTCAGATCACTTTTCttcagtctgtgtctgctgATCTACATGACTATAATCTCTGCTAATGTTGTCATTATTCTGACAGTCTGCCTGGACAAGTCTCTGCATCAGcccatgtatattttcatctgctgtctgtgtttaaactCTCTGTACGGCTCAGCCGGCTTCTTCCCCAGGTTCCTGATGGACATACTGTCTGACACTCACTTCATCTCACGTCCGTCTTGTTTCTTACAAATATATGTTATTTACACGTATGCAGGACATGAGTTGACTCTTCTCACTGTCATGGCCTATGACAGGCTTGTTGCCATTTGTCAGCCTTTACATTATCACAGTAAAATGACATCTAAgttggttttatttcttttgatttttactGTGCTGTATCCTGTTTGTATGTTAGGCCACTTCTTCTATCTAGTCAGTCATTTACCTTTGTGTGGAAATAAACTGCACAGGACTTTTTGCACGAGTTGGACTATAATTCAACTCTCCTGTGTGGAGATAATGCTCAGTGTGACAGGACATTTTCTTGCTGTGACAACAATCTTTATCCCCCTGCTCTTTGTCCTGTACAACTACCTGCGTATTCTGCTTGTGTGCAGAAAAAGTTCCTCTGAATTCAGAGGAAAGGCCTTACAAACCTGCCTGCCCCACATAGTGACGTTTGTGAATTATTGCATCTCATTGTTCTGTGAAGTTTCACTGAGTCTTTATAAGGAAGTGAACccatttgtcattgttgttctatctctggagtttctgatcATCCCTCCCATCACTAACCCTCTAGTTTATGGCCTGAAGCTGCCTCAGATCAGAGGAGCGATTTCTGGGTTTCTAATACATAAAATTGTTCTCTCCATGTAA
- the LOC137132844 gene encoding olfactory receptor 6N2-like yields the protein MNDEFNVTYITIGGHVDVDKYGYLYFVVLFTVYVLIICTNSTIVYLICTHKSLHEPMYIFIAALLTNSVFLSTVIYPKLLVDFLSEKQIISYSACLFQFHIFYSLGGSEFLLLAAMAYDRYVSICKPLQYQTIMRQTTVIIFLVLSWLVPASQVAVPALLSANQKLCSFTLKAIFCNNTVYKLHCSVSRAQIIHDMVILVNVALVPVLFILFTYTRILIISYRSCRDVRKKAAQTCLPHLIVLINFSCLCAYDVITVQLESDFTKIERLIMTLQIVMYHPLFNPIMYGLKMKEISKHLKKLFF from the coding sequence ATGAATGATGAATTTAATGTAACGTATATAACTATTGGTGGCCATGTGGATGTGGACAAATACGGGTATctttattttgtggttttatttacagtatatgttctAATAATCTGCACTAATTCAACCATTGTGTATCTGATCTGCACTCACAAAAGcctccatgagcctatgtacattttcattgcagctttgttaACCAACTCTGTTTTTTTGAGCACCGTTATCTACCCAAAGCTTTTAGTTGActttttatctgaaaaacagatcatatcatATTCAGCTTGTCTCTTTCAGTTTCATATATTTTACTCTTTAGGTGGTTCAGAGTTCTTACTGTTGGCAGCCATGGCCTATGACAggtatgtgtctatatgtaaacctctgcaatatcaGACTATTATGAGGCAAACAACTGTCattattttcttagttttgtCTTGGCTTGTGCCTGCCTCACAGGTTGCAGTACCAGCTCTACTGAGTGCTAATCAAAAACTCTGTAGTTTTACACTAAAAGCGATTTTTTGTAACAATACAGTTTACAAACTTCACTGCTCTGTCTCAAGAGCACAAATCATTCATGATATGGTTATTTTGGTAAATGTTGCACTCGTGCCTGTGCTTTTCATACTTTTTACATACACCAGGATACTTATAATATCCTATCGAAGTTGTAGAGATGTgagaaaaaaagctgcacagacctgtttacctcaTCTGATCGTTTTAATTAACTTctcctgtttgtgtgcatatgacGTTATCACAGTTCAACTGGAATCTGATTTTACAAAGATTGAACGTTTAATTATGACATTGCAAATAGTGATGTATCATCCTCTCTTTAATCCTATCATGTAtggattaaaaatgaaagaaatttctaAACACCTAAAGAAGTTATTCTTCTGA
- the LOC137132841 gene encoding olfactory receptor 51L1-like yields the protein MNNNSLSPFYFQLTLFSNYGSLKYVFFSLCLLIYMTIISANVVIILTVCLDKSLHQPMYIFICCLCLNSLYGSAGFFPRFLMDILSDTHFISRTFCFIQIYVIYTYTSYELTILSIMAYDRFVAICRPLHYHSKMTLRMVVKLWIFAVMYPACACGFGLYLTVRLPLCGHKLHRLFCSNWPVVRLSCVDTTVNNIVTLFVLIATLFIPLFFVLYTYLRILLVCRKSSSEFRGKVLQTCLPHIVTFVTYSFSVFCELSLTRFETDTLNPVITGVLSFEYLVIPPINNPLIYGLNLHQIRGATIYPTLIGELPCNLPDLLTARARNGTTTPISGS from the exons atgaacaacaacagCCTGAGTCCTTTCTACTTTCAGCTAACATTATTCTCAAACTATGGTTCCCTCAAATATGTCTTCttcagtctgtgtctgctgATCTACATGACTATAATCTCTGCTAATGTTGTCATTATTCTGACAGTCTGCCTGGACAAGTCTCTGCATCAGcccatgtatattttcatctgctgtctgtgtttaaactCTCTGTACGGCTCAGCCGGCTTCTTCCCCAGGTTCCTGATGGACATACTGTCTGACACTCACTTCATCTCACGTACATTCTGCTTCATTCAGATCTATgttatatacacatacacatcgTATGAACTGACTATTCTCAGCATCATGGCCTATGATAGATTTGTTGCCATTTGTCGTCCTCTACACTATCACAGTAAAATGACATTGAGGATGGTGGTTAAGCTGTGGATTTTTGCAGTGATGTACCCTGCATGTGCCTGTGGTTTTGGTCTCTATCTCACAGTTCGTTTACCTCTCTGTGGGCACAAGCTGCACAGACTTTTCTGCTCTAACTGGCCTGTGGTTCGACTCTCCTGTGTCGACACAACTGTGAACAACATTGTAACTCTGTTTGTTCTAATAGCAACCTTATTTATCCCCCTGTTCTTTGTCCTGTACACCTACCTGCGTATTCTGCTTGTTTGCAGGAAAAGCTCCTCTGAATTCCGAGGAAAGGTCTTACAAACCTGCCTGCCCCACATAGTGACTTTTGTGACGTATtcattctctgttttttgtgAGTTGTCTTTAACTCGATTTGAGACTGATACCTTGAATCCTGTCATCACAGGTGTGTTATCTTTTGAGTATCTGGTCATTCCTCCTATCAACAACCCTCTAATTTATGGACTAAACCTGCACCAGATCAGAGGAGCAA ccatttaCCCAACACTGATTGGGGAGCTGCCCTGCAATTTGCCCGACTTACTGACAGCAAGAGCCAGGAATGGAACCACCACTCCAATTAGTGGATCCTAG
- the LOC137132842 gene encoding olfactory receptor 10J5-like has product MNNNSVTPSYFEFTLFSDYGSLKYVFFSLCLLIYMTIISANVVIILTVCLDKSLHQPMYIFICCLCLNSLYGSAGFFPRFLMDLLSDTHFISRPFCFIQMYVIHTYKTHEVNVLTVMAYDRLVAICQPLHYHSKMTLRTVLFLLILSVLYPLCMLAYFMYQSSNLPLCGYKLHRIFCTSWSVVQLSCVEIPGNSITGQVIAVTTIFIPLFFVLYTYLRILIVCRKSLSEFRGKALQTCLPHMVTFVNYCFSVFIDVLLNQYKVDEVNPLVIVVLSLEFLIIPPITNPLVYGLKLPQIRGAISGFLRTHTILCPT; this is encoded by the coding sequence atgaacaacaacagtgtgacTCCCTCCTACTTTGAGTTCACCTTATTCTCAGACTATGGTTCCCTCAAATATGTCTTCttcagtctgtgtctgctgATCTACATGACTATAATCTCTGCTAATGTTGTCATTATTCTGACAGTCTGTCTGGACAAGTCTCTGCATCAGcccatgtatattttcatctgctgtctgtgtttaaactCTCTGTACGGCTCAGCCGGCTTCTTCCCCAGGTTCCTGATGGACTTACTGTCTGACACTCACTTCATCTCACGTCCGTTCTGCTTCATTCAGATGTATGTtattcacacatacaaaacacatgAGGTAAATGTTCTCACTGTCATGGCCTATGACAGATTAGTTGCTATTTGTCAGCCTTTACACTATCACAGTAAAATGACACTTAgaacagttttatttctcttgaTTTTATCTGTGCTGTATCCTCTTTGTATGTTAGCCTACTTTATGTATCAGTCAAGTAATTTACCCTTGTGTGGATATAAACTGCACAGGATTTTTTGCACCAGTTGGTCTGTAGTTCAGCTTTCCTGTGTGGAGATACCTGGTAACAGCATAACAGGCCAAGTCATTGCTGTGACAACAATCTTTATCCCCCTGTTCTTTGTCCTGTACACCTACCTGCGTATTCTGATTGTTTGTAGGAAAAGTTTGTCTGAATTCAGAGGAAAAGCGTTACAGACCTGCCTGCCCCACATGGTGACTTTCGTCAATTATTGCTTCTCAGTATTTATTGATGTTCTACTTAATCAATATAAAGTTGATGAAGTAAATCCACTTGTCATTGTTGTtctgtctctggagtttctgatcATTCCTCCCATCACTAACCCTCTAGTTTATGGCCTGAAGCTGCCTCAGATCAGAGGAGCGATTTCTGGGTTTCTAAGGACACACACAATACTTTGTCCCACATAA